Proteins co-encoded in one Alphaproteobacteria bacterium PA2 genomic window:
- a CDS encoding iron transporter gives MRSTALQRRLLEAHRRHASAHDSKVEVKQPDKPGLLSIMGPGLITGASDDDPSGIATYSQAGAQFGFSLGWVILFSLPLLCAIQEVSARIGRVTGRGLAGVIKLHFPRPVLVTVVGLLVVANTINLGADLGAMAAALKLLVGGPQLAYVAAFGVASVLLEVFMRYSRYVSILKWLTLSLFAYVAVAFVVKTPWATVGYHLLAPNITFEASYLTMVVAILGTTISPYLFFWQAEEEVEEVKERTGAKPLIRAPDQASAEFRRIRIDTYVGMAFAHLVALFIIISTAVTLHAHGVTDIRTSAEAALALKPIAGPFVFLVFALGIIGTGLLGLPILAGSAAFALGETFGWHVGLARKPRRAPAFYATIAAATLVGIGLNFSAIDPIKALFWSAVVNGVVATPIMVMMMVLSSSRKVMGDFTLPGGLKLVGWVASGVMLLASVGMFATWGR, from the coding sequence ATGAGGAGCACAGCGCTCCAGAGGCGTCTGCTGGAGGCTCACCGCCGGCACGCCTCGGCCCACGACAGCAAGGTCGAAGTCAAACAACCCGACAAGCCCGGCCTGCTCAGCATTATGGGGCCTGGCCTGATCACCGGCGCCTCGGACGACGACCCAAGCGGAATAGCCACATATTCCCAGGCCGGCGCCCAGTTCGGCTTCAGCCTCGGCTGGGTGATCCTCTTCAGCCTGCCGCTCCTGTGCGCCATCCAGGAGGTCAGCGCCCGCATTGGCCGGGTCACGGGCCGCGGCCTGGCCGGGGTCATCAAGCTCCACTTCCCAAGGCCCGTTCTGGTCACGGTCGTCGGCCTGCTGGTGGTCGCCAACACCATCAACCTTGGGGCGGACCTGGGCGCCATGGCCGCAGCCCTCAAGCTGTTGGTCGGCGGACCCCAGCTGGCCTATGTGGCGGCCTTCGGCGTGGCTTCGGTCCTGCTGGAGGTCTTCATGCGGTACTCCCGCTATGTCTCCATCCTCAAATGGCTGACCCTGTCCCTGTTCGCCTATGTGGCCGTGGCCTTTGTGGTGAAGACGCCCTGGGCGACCGTGGGCTATCACCTCCTGGCGCCCAACATCACTTTTGAAGCCAGCTACCTGACCATGGTGGTCGCCATTCTCGGCACGACCATCAGTCCCTACCTCTTCTTCTGGCAGGCCGAGGAAGAGGTGGAGGAGGTCAAGGAGCGGACAGGCGCCAAGCCCCTGATCCGCGCCCCCGACCAGGCCAGTGCCGAATTCCGCCGTATCCGCATCGACACCTATGTGGGCATGGCCTTCGCCCATCTGGTCGCCCTGTTCATCATCATTTCCACGGCCGTCACCCTGCATGCCCATGGGGTGACGGACATCAGGACCTCGGCTGAAGCGGCCCTGGCCCTCAAGCCCATAGCCGGGCCCTTCGTCTTCCTCGTCTTCGCCCTTGGCATTATCGGCACGGGCCTGCTGGGCCTGCCCATTCTGGCCGGATCAGCCGCCTTCGCCCTGGGGGAGACCTTTGGCTGGCATGTGGGTCTGGCGCGCAAGCCCCGCCGGGCGCCGGCCTTCTACGCCACCATAGCTGCCGCCACCCTGGTGGGGATCGGCCTCAACTTCAGCGCCATTGATCCGATCAAGGCCCTGTTCTGGAGCGCCGTGGTCAATGGCGTCGTCGCCACCCCGATCATGGTCATGATGATGGTCCTGTCCTCCAGCCGGAAGGTCATGGGCGACTTCACCCTGCCGGGTGGCCTCAAACTTGTCGGATGGGTGGCATCAGGGGTCATGTTGCTGGCGTCGGTGGGCATGTTCGCCACCTGGGGCCGATAG
- a CDS encoding response regulator, whose protein sequence is MRILFVEDDAMNRRVVKDMLGVADVEMAEAPEAETGLQMVSDNDYDLILMDLRMPGMDGLTAIRHIRARGDAKAKLPVIVVTADTGLTIRQDCLGAGADEVIMKPVAMDLLFDAIGRMLASGEGDAAVLS, encoded by the coding sequence GTGCGCATCCTGTTCGTCGAAGACGACGCGATGAACCGCCGTGTCGTTAAAGACATGTTGGGCGTCGCCGATGTGGAAATGGCCGAGGCCCCAGAGGCCGAGACCGGACTGCAGATGGTGTCCGACAATGACTACGACCTGATCCTCATGGATCTGCGCATGCCCGGCATGGACGGGCTGACGGCCATTCGCCATATCCGCGCCAGGGGCGACGCCAAGGCCAAGCTGCCGGTAATCGTCGTCACCGCTGACACCGGCCTGACCATCCGCCAGGACTGCCTCGGCGCTGGCGCCGACGAAGTGATCATGAAGCCTGTGGCCATGGACCTGCTGTTTGACGCCATCGGTCGCATGCTGGCCAGCGGCGAAGGCGACGCGGCCGTTCTCTCCTAG